One Herbaspirillum rubrisubalbicans genomic window carries:
- the thiC gene encoding phosphomethylpyrimidine synthase ThiC — MNANPKFLSATATVDEAAIQPLPNSRKIYVTGSRPDIRVPMREISQADTPAMFGSEKNPPITVYDTSGPYTDPDVKIDIRAGLATPRLPWILERNDTEELAGPTSEYGQQRLNDPALAELRFNLHRKPRRAKAGANVTQMHYARRGIITPEMEFIAIRENLRRKEYLEQLKASGPMGNKLADLMGRQHPGQSFGASIPAEITPEFVRDEVARGRAIIPANINHPEVEPMIIGRNFLVKINANIGNSAVTSSIGEEVEKMTWAIRWGGDNVMDLSTGKNIHETREWIIRNSPVPIGTVPIYQALEKVNGKAEDLTWEIFRDTLIEQAEQGVDYFTIHAGVRLQYVPLTAKRMTGIVSRGGSIMAKWCLAHHRESFLYEHFEEICEIMKAYDVSFSLGDGLRPGSIYDANDEAQLGELRTLGELTQIAWKHDVQVMIEGPGHVPMHLIKENMDLQLEQCHEAPFYTLGPLTTDIAPGYDHITSGIGAAQIGWYGTAMLCYVTPKEHLGLPNKTDVKDGIITYKIAAHAADLAKGHPGAQIRDNALSKARFEFRWEDQFNIGLDPDKAREFHDETLPKDSAKVAHFCSMCGPHFCSMKITQEVRDYAAKEGISEIDALKQGMQVKSVEFVKMGAEIYAKQ, encoded by the coding sequence ATGAATGCCAACCCGAAATTCCTGTCCGCGACGGCCACCGTCGATGAGGCAGCCATCCAGCCTCTCCCGAATTCCCGCAAGATCTATGTGACCGGCTCGCGCCCGGACATCCGCGTACCCATGCGCGAAATCAGCCAGGCTGACACGCCCGCCATGTTCGGTTCCGAAAAGAACCCCCCCATCACCGTCTACGACACCTCCGGCCCCTACACCGACCCGGACGTGAAGATCGACATCCGCGCCGGTCTCGCTACCCCGCGCCTGCCGTGGATTCTGGAACGCAACGATACGGAAGAACTGGCCGGCCCCACCTCCGAATACGGCCAGCAGCGCTTGAACGATCCGGCCCTGGCCGAGCTGCGCTTCAACCTGCACCGCAAGCCGCGCCGCGCCAAGGCTGGGGCCAACGTCACCCAGATGCACTATGCCCGCCGCGGTATCATCACCCCCGAGATGGAATTCATCGCCATCCGCGAAAACCTGCGCCGCAAGGAGTATCTGGAGCAACTCAAGGCCTCCGGCCCCATGGGCAACAAGCTGGCTGACCTGATGGGCCGCCAGCATCCCGGCCAGTCCTTCGGCGCCTCCATTCCCGCCGAGATCACGCCGGAATTCGTGCGTGACGAAGTGGCACGCGGCCGCGCCATCATCCCCGCCAACATCAACCACCCGGAAGTCGAACCGATGATCATCGGCCGCAATTTCCTGGTCAAGATCAACGCCAACATCGGCAACTCGGCCGTGACCTCTTCCATTGGCGAAGAAGTCGAAAAGATGACCTGGGCCATCCGCTGGGGCGGCGACAACGTCATGGATCTGTCCACCGGCAAGAACATCCACGAAACCCGTGAATGGATCATCCGCAATTCGCCGGTGCCCATCGGCACCGTGCCGATCTACCAGGCCCTGGAAAAGGTCAACGGCAAGGCAGAGGATCTGACCTGGGAAATCTTCCGCGATACCTTGATCGAGCAAGCCGAGCAGGGCGTGGACTACTTCACCATCCACGCCGGCGTGCGTCTGCAATACGTCCCGCTGACGGCCAAGCGCATGACCGGCATCGTCTCGCGCGGCGGCTCCATCATGGCCAAGTGGTGCCTGGCGCATCACCGCGAATCCTTCCTCTACGAACACTTCGAAGAGATCTGCGAGATCATGAAGGCCTATGACGTCAGCTTCAGCCTGGGCGATGGCCTGCGTCCCGGTTCCATCTACGACGCCAACGACGAAGCCCAGCTGGGCGAGCTGCGCACCCTGGGCGAATTGACCCAGATCGCCTGGAAGCACGATGTGCAAGTGATGATCGAAGGCCCCGGCCACGTGCCCATGCATCTCATCAAGGAAAACATGGACCTGCAACTGGAGCAGTGCCACGAAGCGCCGTTCTACACCCTCGGTCCTCTGACCACTGACATCGCCCCCGGCTACGATCACATCACCTCCGGCATCGGTGCCGCCCAGATCGGCTGGTATGGCACGGCCATGCTGTGCTACGTCACCCCCAAGGAACACCTGGGCCTGCCCAACAAGACCGATGTGAAGGACGGCATCATCACCTACAAGATCGCCGCCCACGCCGCCGACCTGGCCAAGGGCCATCCGGGCGCGCAGATCCGCGACAACGCCTTGTCCAAGGCGCGCTTCGAATTCCGCTGGGAAGACCAGTTCAACATCGGCCTGGACCCGGACAAGGCGCGCGAATTCCACGACGAAACCCTGCCCAAGGATTCGGCCAAGGTGGCGCACTTCTGTTCCATGTGCGGCCCGCACTTCTGCTCCATGAAGATCACCCAGGAAGTGCGCGACTACGCCGCCAAGGAAGGCATCTCCGAGATCGATGCATTGAAGCAGGGGATGCAGGTCAAGTCGGTGGAGTTCGTCAAGATGGGCGCCGAGATCTATGCCAAGCAGTAA
- the thiS gene encoding sulfur carrier protein ThiS: MQIELNGKPHPLPDGATLDQLIAGLSLAGKAVAVAVNRQVVPSAQWSLRALAEADKVDVVRAIGGG, translated from the coding sequence ATGCAGATCGAACTGAACGGCAAGCCACACCCGCTGCCTGATGGCGCCACGCTGGACCAGCTCATTGCCGGCCTGTCACTGGCCGGCAAGGCTGTGGCGGTGGCCGTCAATCGCCAGGTGGTGCCCAGCGCGCAATGGTCGTTGCGCGCGCTGGCTGAGGCTGACAAGGTAGACGTGGTGCGCGCCATCGGGGGTGGATGA
- a CDS encoding thiazole synthase, whose translation MNMNDAHLTREDQGLTIAGKTYRSRLLVGSGKYKDLDETRAATVASGAEIITVAIRRVNIGQDPNAPSLLDAVPPSEFTILPNTAGCYNAADAVYTLQLARELLGGHKLVKLEVLGDEKTLFPNMPETLKAADILVKDGFDVMVYCSDDPIQARMLEDLGVAAVMPLASLIGSGMGILNPWNLSLIIDQARVPVLVDAGVGTASDAAIAMELGCDGVLMNTAIAGARDPIRMARAMKLAVEAGREAFLAGRIARKFAASPSSPMAGRVA comes from the coding sequence ATGAACATGAACGACGCTCATCTGACCCGCGAGGACCAGGGCTTGACTATCGCCGGCAAGACCTATCGCTCGCGCCTGCTGGTCGGTAGCGGCAAGTACAAGGATCTCGACGAAACCCGCGCGGCGACTGTCGCCAGCGGCGCCGAGATCATCACGGTGGCGATCCGCCGCGTCAACATCGGCCAGGACCCCAACGCGCCCAGCCTGCTGGATGCGGTACCACCTTCCGAATTCACCATCCTGCCCAACACCGCCGGTTGCTACAACGCCGCCGATGCGGTCTACACCCTGCAACTGGCGCGTGAACTGCTGGGGGGCCACAAGCTGGTAAAACTGGAAGTGCTGGGCGATGAAAAGACCCTGTTCCCCAACATGCCCGAAACCCTGAAAGCCGCCGACATCCTGGTCAAGGATGGCTTCGACGTGATGGTCTATTGCAGCGACGACCCGATCCAGGCGCGCATGTTGGAAGACCTGGGCGTGGCCGCCGTCATGCCGCTGGCCTCGCTGATCGGCTCGGGCATGGGTATTTTGAATCCCTGGAATCTTTCGCTGATCATCGACCAGGCGCGCGTGCCGGTGCTGGTCGATGCTGGCGTGGGCACGGCCTCGGATGCGGCCATCGCCATGGAGCTGGGCTGTGACGGCGTGCTGATGAACACCGCCATTGCCGGTGCACGCGATCCCATCCGCATGGCGCGTGCCATGAAGCTGGCCGTGGAAGCGGGCCGCGAAGCCTTCCTGGCGGGTCGCATCGCGCGCAAGTTCGCCGCCTCGCCGTCCTCGCCGATGGCTGGTCGCGTGGCTTGA
- the thiD gene encoding bifunctional hydroxymethylpyrimidine kinase/phosphomethylpyrimidine kinase, whose protein sequence is MSAAYRATPPCVLVFSGSDPSGGAGMQADIPAITALGCHPLSVPTALTVQDNVSVFAVHALDPELVRHQAQVLIDRFEIAAVKLGIAGSVENAQMIATLIRQLRQRNAQLPVVLDPVLANGKGDQLSRDDAARIIEPLYALATVITPNLNEARRLCGEVDAARQAALLMQRGCAHVLLKGGHGAQEEDVVNRWYGPAPAAAVPHPISASHSWRWTRLPDEFHGSGCTLAAALSACLARGLPMQQALDLAQRYTQHALSSAYAIAPGQRIPNRVPAFEPVVRNLT, encoded by the coding sequence ATGAGCGCCGCCTATCGCGCCACACCACCCTGCGTATTGGTCTTCTCCGGCTCCGACCCCAGCGGCGGCGCCGGGATGCAGGCCGACATCCCGGCCATTACGGCCTTGGGATGCCATCCCCTGTCGGTGCCCACGGCATTGACGGTGCAGGACAACGTCAGCGTCTTCGCCGTTCATGCCCTCGATCCTGAACTGGTGCGCCACCAAGCCCAGGTCTTGATCGACCGCTTCGAGATTGCCGCCGTCAAGCTGGGCATCGCCGGCAGTGTTGAGAATGCGCAGATGATCGCCACGCTGATCCGGCAATTGCGCCAGCGCAATGCGCAATTGCCGGTGGTGCTCGACCCGGTGCTGGCCAATGGTAAAGGTGACCAGCTCTCGCGTGACGATGCTGCGCGCATCATCGAACCACTCTATGCGTTGGCCACGGTGATCACACCCAACCTGAACGAGGCCCGGCGCCTGTGTGGCGAGGTCGATGCGGCGCGCCAGGCGGCGCTACTGATGCAGCGCGGCTGCGCCCATGTCTTGCTCAAAGGCGGCCATGGCGCGCAGGAAGAGGATGTGGTCAATCGCTGGTATGGACCGGCTCCCGCTGCCGCTGTGCCACATCCGATCAGCGCAAGCCATAGCTGGCGCTGGACCCGTCTGCCCGATGAATTCCACGGCAGCGGCTGTACATTGGCGGCGGCACTCTCAGCGTGTCTGGCGCGTGGCCTGCCGATGCAGCAAGCGCTGGACCTAGCCCAGCGCTACACCCAGCACGCTTTGTCCAGCGCCTATGCCATCGCGCCTGGACAGCGCATCCCCAATCGCGTCCCCGCGTTCGAACCTGTAGTGAGGAACCTGACATGA
- the thiE gene encoding thiamine phosphate synthase: MKPEYASHLRGLYIVTPDWDDTAQLLAATELAMQNGAALVQYRHKTAAAPQRLAQASALLALCRQYEVPLIINDHVDLCLEIGADGIHVGGTDASIAQVREAVGPERIVGASCYGTLELAHAAYRDGASYVAFGGFYPSRVKKYDFRTAPEIIAQSKREIALPVVVIGGITLENAPPLVAQGADMVAVISSVYLVPVEERKTRQLADLYR, encoded by the coding sequence ATGAAACCCGAGTATGCAAGCCATCTGCGTGGCCTCTACATCGTCACCCCCGACTGGGACGACACTGCCCAATTGCTGGCGGCCACCGAGCTGGCCATGCAGAATGGTGCTGCACTGGTGCAGTACCGTCACAAGACCGCTGCCGCACCGCAGCGGCTGGCGCAAGCCTCGGCGCTGCTGGCGCTGTGCCGCCAGTACGAGGTACCGCTGATCATCAATGATCACGTGGACCTGTGCCTGGAGATCGGTGCCGATGGCATCCATGTCGGTGGCACCGACGCGTCCATCGCTCAAGTACGCGAGGCGGTCGGGCCGGAGCGCATCGTCGGCGCCTCCTGCTACGGCACACTGGAACTGGCCCATGCGGCGTATCGCGATGGCGCCAGTTATGTCGCATTCGGCGGCTTCTATCCGTCGCGCGTTAAAAAATATGATTTCCGCACCGCGCCGGAAATTATTGCGCAATCCAAGCGCGAGATTGCCTTGCCAGTGGTGGTGATCGGCGGCATCACGCTGGAGAACGCACCGCCGCTGGTGGCGCAGGGGGCCGACATGGTGGCCGTCATCAGCAGTGTCTATCTGGTGCCGGTGGAGGAGCGCAAGACGCGGCAACTGGCCGATCTCTATCGTTGA
- a CDS encoding Dps family protein — protein sequence MAKKNVAAPSINIGINDKDRKKIADGLSKLLADTYTLYLKTHNFHWNVTGPMFNTLHLMFEGQYNELALAVDLIAERIRALGYPAPGSYKEFAKLSSIPEADGVPNAQEMIAQLVAGQEAVTRTARSIFPTVDAAADEPTADLLTQRMQLHEKNAWMLRSLLEG from the coding sequence ATGGCAAAGAAAAACGTGGCAGCCCCCTCAATCAACATCGGCATCAACGACAAGGACCGCAAGAAGATTGCCGACGGCCTGTCCAAGCTGCTGGCCGATACCTATACCCTGTACCTGAAGACCCACAACTTCCACTGGAACGTGACCGGTCCCATGTTCAACACCCTGCACCTGATGTTCGAAGGTCAGTACAACGAACTGGCGCTGGCGGTGGACCTGATCGCCGAACGCATCCGCGCGCTGGGCTATCCGGCTCCGGGTTCGTACAAGGAATTCGCCAAGCTGTCCTCGATCCCGGAGGCCGATGGCGTGCCCAATGCCCAGGAAATGATCGCGCAACTGGTGGCCGGTCAGGAAGCCGTAACCCGCACCGCGCGTTCGATCTTCCCCACCGTGGACGCCGCTGCCGATGAACCGACTGCCGACCTGCTGACCCAGCGTATGCAACTGCATGAAAAGAATGCGTGGATGCTGCGCAGCTTGCTGGAAGGCTGA
- a CDS encoding MFS transporter, whose product MSDDSCSPRSAPTPAPARALPPAKVTRQIIATAFFTFLVYLAIGIPLAVLPGYIHLDLGYSSVMAGLGISVQYFATFVSRANAGRMIDTVGAKQTVMRGMLLCAASGALLLCSALAQPLPFLSLVLLLVSRAFLGLGESLVGTGAIMWGVGRVGSENTAKMISWNGIATYSALAIGAPLGVVLDRSLGFGMIGLAGMLLTALGYVLARGGPVTPVVQGEQLSFKLVLRKVFAYGMGLAFGTIGFGSIATFITLYYADLHWSGAAFALTAFSSAFVGARLLFANAINRFGGYRVAVVSFITEAIGLLLLWSATTPELALLGAALAGFGFALVFPSLGVEAVNLVTPANRGAALAAYSVFLDLALGVTGPLAGAIAGQLGYAQVFLFAAIAAIGGVALSLSLYRSAQQRDKS is encoded by the coding sequence ATGTCCGACGATTCCTGTAGTCCCCGTTCCGCTCCCACGCCGGCGCCAGCCCGCGCTTTGCCGCCGGCCAAGGTCACGCGCCAGATCATCGCTACGGCCTTCTTCACTTTCCTGGTGTACCTGGCCATCGGCATCCCGCTGGCAGTGCTGCCGGGTTACATCCATCTGGACCTGGGCTATAGCTCGGTGATGGCGGGCCTGGGCATCAGCGTGCAATATTTCGCCACCTTCGTCAGCCGTGCCAATGCCGGTCGCATGATCGACACCGTGGGCGCCAAGCAGACCGTCATGCGCGGCATGTTGCTGTGTGCGGCCAGCGGCGCCTTGCTGCTGTGCTCGGCACTGGCCCAGCCGCTGCCCTTCCTGTCACTGGTGCTGCTGCTGGTCAGCCGCGCCTTCCTGGGCCTGGGCGAGAGCCTGGTGGGCACGGGCGCCATCATGTGGGGCGTGGGCCGGGTGGGGTCGGAAAACACGGCCAAGATGATTTCCTGGAACGGCATTGCCACCTATTCGGCGCTGGCCATCGGCGCCCCGCTGGGTGTGGTGCTGGACCGCTCGCTAGGTTTTGGCATGATCGGCCTGGCCGGCATGTTGCTCACCGCCTTGGGCTATGTGCTGGCGCGTGGCGGCCCGGTCACGCCGGTGGTGCAGGGCGAGCAACTGTCCTTCAAGCTGGTGCTGCGCAAGGTATTCGCCTATGGCATGGGACTGGCCTTCGGCACCATCGGCTTTGGCTCCATTGCCACCTTCATTACCCTGTATTACGCCGACCTCCACTGGAGTGGCGCGGCCTTTGCGCTGACCGCCTTCTCCAGCGCCTTCGTCGGCGCGCGCCTGCTGTTTGCCAATGCCATCAACCGCTTCGGCGGTTATCGGGTGGCAGTGGTGAGCTTCATCACCGAAGCGATCGGCCTGCTCCTGCTGTGGAGCGCCACCACGCCGGAACTGGCACTGCTGGGTGCGGCCCTGGCCGGCTTCGGCTTTGCGCTGGTGTTCCCGTCGCTGGGAGTGGAAGCGGTCAATCTGGTCACGCCCGCCAATCGCGGTGCGGCGCTGGCGGCCTACTCGGTGTTCCTTGATCTGGCGCTGGGCGTCACCGGTCCGCTGGCCGGTGCCATTGCGGGTCAGTTGGGGTATGCGCAGGTGTTCCTGTTCGCGGCCATTGCGGCCATCGGTGGGGTGGCCTTGTCGCTGTCCTTGTACCGCAGCGCGCAGCAGCGCGACAAGTCTTGA
- the aroQ gene encoding gamma subclass chorismate mutase AroQ: MSLLPMRRLPFLLTRTVALIAALLLAACATTPPPASRADVEQLLMLQKTRLDVAAPVARSKWNSHAPIDDPAREAVILDDVALRAQKLGLDAAWTRRFFQDQFEAGKIVQRDLHRQWRLEQRPPFANPPDLALQVRPILDRMTPDLLAVLVRLNGHWCEPGVQRDLAELEPEILGADYAPEVRERATAALRCPR; the protein is encoded by the coding sequence ATGAGCCTGCTCCCCATGCGTCGTCTCCCCTTCTTGCTTACCCGTACCGTTGCCCTGATCGCTGCCCTGTTGCTGGCAGCCTGCGCCACCACGCCGCCCCCGGCCTCGCGTGCCGATGTCGAACAATTGCTGATGCTGCAGAAGACACGCCTGGACGTGGCCGCACCCGTGGCACGCAGCAAGTGGAATTCGCACGCCCCCATCGATGATCCGGCACGCGAAGCGGTGATCCTGGACGATGTTGCCCTGCGCGCGCAGAAGCTGGGGCTGGATGCGGCCTGGACGCGGCGCTTCTTCCAGGACCAGTTCGAGGCCGGCAAGATCGTGCAGCGCGACCTGCACCGCCAATGGCGCCTGGAGCAACGGCCGCCCTTTGCCAATCCGCCCGACCTGGCCTTGCAGGTGCGCCCGATACTGGACCGCATGACGCCCGACCTGCTGGCGGTGCTGGTACGCCTGAACGGCCACTGGTGTGAACCCGGTGTGCAGCGCGACCTGGCTGAGCTGGAACCGGAAATCCTGGGTGCCGACTACGCACCTGAGGTGCGTGAACGGGCTACCGCAGCCTTGCGCTGCCCGCGCTGA
- a CDS encoding UvrD-helicase domain-containing protein, whose amino-acid sequence MQNLLHNLNEEQLAAVTLPAQSALILAGAGSGKTRVLTTRIAWLIQTGQVSPSGILAVTFTNKAAKEMTARLSAMLPINTRGMWIGTFHGLCNRLLRAHHKDAGLPQTFQILDTQDQLSAIKRLLKQMNVDDEKYPPRNLMYFINSAKDQGLRAKDVDAYDDYNRKFVELYELYDQQCQREGVVDFAELLLRTYELLSRNQPLREHYQGRFRHILVDEFQDTNDLQYKWLKLMAGQNGAVFAVGDDDQSIYAFRGANVGNMQAFEQEFHVQNLIKLEQNYRSHGHILDTANELIANNSKRLGKNLRTDAGHGEQVRVYEATSDLQEAQWIIEQVKDLIAEGWARSEIAILYRSNAQSRVLEHALFSSAIPYRVYGGQRFFERAEIKHAIAYLQLMDNLHNDSAFLRVVNFPTRGIGAKAMESLQDAARQYGCSLYAAVPYVAGKAGSSLNAFIKLIEGARFETQHLPLPETVKVVLDLSGLITHYRNEKEGADRIENLEQLVSAATLFVSEEGYGLDAPAFLGPQAQAAAGTAITTADGVEVLDADAPLVTIMSPLSAFLSHASLEAGDNQAQAGQDALQLMTVHSAKGLEFDAVFITGMEEGLFPHENSAKEEGGVEEERRLMYVAITRARKRLFMTFSQTRMLHGQTRYNMRSRFFDELPEQSIKWLSPKIAQHHWFANPKSAWDEVPEAGNNKIAQSFSRQTDSGWRIGQNVSHAKFGEGVIVNIEGGGGAARAQINFGKFGMKLLDLSVAKLEKI is encoded by the coding sequence ATGCAAAATCTTCTCCACAACCTCAATGAAGAGCAACTGGCCGCCGTGACACTGCCGGCGCAATCGGCGCTGATCCTGGCCGGCGCCGGCTCCGGCAAGACCCGCGTGCTGACCACCCGCATCGCCTGGCTGATCCAGACCGGGCAGGTCTCGCCCTCGGGCATCCTGGCGGTGACCTTCACCAACAAGGCCGCCAAGGAAATGACCGCGCGCCTGTCGGCCATGCTGCCCATCAATACCCGCGGCATGTGGATCGGCACCTTCCACGGCCTGTGCAACCGCCTGTTGCGCGCGCATCACAAGGATGCCGGACTGCCGCAGACCTTCCAGATCCTGGATACGCAAGACCAGCTCTCGGCCATCAAGCGCCTGTTGAAGCAGATGAACGTGGACGATGAGAAATATCCGCCGCGCAACCTGATGTACTTCATCAACAGCGCCAAGGACCAGGGCTTGCGCGCCAAGGACGTGGATGCCTACGACGACTACAACCGCAAGTTCGTCGAACTCTACGAACTCTACGATCAGCAATGCCAGCGCGAAGGCGTGGTCGATTTCGCCGAGCTGCTGTTGCGCACCTATGAATTGCTCTCGCGCAACCAGCCGCTGCGCGAGCACTACCAGGGTCGCTTCCGCCACATCCTGGTCGATGAGTTCCAGGACACCAACGACCTGCAATACAAGTGGTTGAAGCTCATGGCCGGCCAGAACGGCGCGGTCTTCGCGGTGGGTGACGATGACCAGAGCATCTATGCCTTCCGTGGCGCCAACGTGGGCAACATGCAGGCCTTCGAGCAGGAATTCCATGTGCAGAACCTGATCAAGCTGGAGCAGAACTACCGCTCGCATGGTCACATCCTGGACACCGCCAACGAGCTCATCGCCAACAACAGCAAGCGTTTGGGCAAGAACCTGCGCACCGATGCCGGCCACGGCGAACAGGTGCGCGTCTACGAAGCCACCAGCGACCTGCAGGAAGCGCAGTGGATCATCGAACAGGTCAAGGACTTGATCGCCGAAGGCTGGGCGCGCAGCGAGATCGCCATCCTCTACCGCTCCAATGCACAGTCGCGGGTGCTGGAACATGCGCTCTTCAGCTCGGCCATTCCCTATCGCGTCTATGGCGGCCAGCGCTTCTTCGAGCGAGCCGAAATCAAGCACGCCATCGCCTATCTGCAGTTGATGGACAACCTGCACAATGATTCGGCCTTCCTGCGCGTGGTCAACTTCCCCACCCGCGGCATCGGCGCCAAGGCCATGGAGTCATTGCAGGACGCGGCGCGCCAGTACGGCTGCTCGCTCTATGCCGCCGTGCCCTACGTGGCCGGCAAGGCCGGTTCCTCGCTGAACGCCTTCATCAAGTTGATCGAAGGCGCGCGCTTCGAAACCCAGCACCTGCCCCTGCCGGAAACGGTCAAGGTGGTGCTGGACCTGTCTGGCCTGATCACGCATTACCGCAACGAAAAGGAAGGCGCCGACCGCATCGAGAACCTGGAGCAATTGGTCAGTGCCGCCACCCTGTTCGTCTCGGAAGAAGGCTATGGCCTGGATGCCCCGGCCTTCCTCGGCCCACAGGCCCAGGCCGCGGCCGGCACGGCCATCACCACCGCCGATGGCGTGGAGGTGCTGGATGCCGACGCCCCGCTGGTGACCATCATGTCGCCGCTGTCGGCCTTCCTCTCGCACGCTTCGCTGGAAGCCGGCGACAACCAGGCGCAAGCCGGCCAGGATGCCTTGCAGTTGATGACGGTACATTCGGCCAAGGGCCTGGAGTTCGATGCGGTCTTCATCACTGGCATGGAAGAGGGCTTGTTCCCGCACGAGAACAGCGCCAAGGAAGAGGGCGGCGTGGAAGAAGAGCGGCGCCTGATGTACGTGGCCATCACGCGCGCCCGCAAGCGCCTGTTCATGACCTTCTCGCAGACCCGCATGTTGCACGGCCAGACCCGCTACAACATGCGTTCACGCTTCTTTGATGAGCTGCCCGAACAATCCATCAAGTGGCTCTCGCCCAAGATCGCCCAGCATCACTGGTTCGCCAATCCCAAGTCGGCCTGGGATGAAGTGCCGGAGGCGGGCAACAACAAGATTGCCCAGAGCTTCTCGCGCCAGACCGATTCCGGCTGGCGCATCGGCCAGAACGTGTCGCACGCCAAGTTCGGCGAGGGCGTCATCGTCAATATCGAAGGCGGTGGCGGTGCGGCACGCGCGCAGATCAACTTCGGCAAGTTCGGTATGAAGTTGCTGGATCTGTCGGTGGCCAAGCTGGAGAAAATCTAA
- a CDS encoding ShlB/FhaC/HecB family hemolysin secretion/activation protein yields MLGLPLVCALAQAQTAVNQEQLQRERERALRQQQESRPDVNLGTPAPNAVQQAFPEHEQPCRVISAITLEGDQAERFRFALDSVTGPQGAVGRCLGSQGVNLVLAKVESAIVERGYTTTRVLARAQDLSTGQLRLTVVPGRVRHIRFAADADARGTAFNALPISPGDILNLRDVEQGLENFKRVPTAQADIKITPSEDEGAQPGDSDLVIQYQQAFPFRLSATLDDGGARSTGKYQVGLTLSYDNWWTLNDLFYVSVSRSLNHYGDHGSHAYTLHYSLPWGNWMAGVTLSGNRYHQTVSGAFENFVYSGRSETTEFKLSRLLHRDAAGKTTVFAKGLVRTAYNAIDDQEVSAQQRRTTSWEAGVNQRQFLGEAIADATLAYRRSLDTQGSEPSTPFDLPQIATHYGLWLLDASLNAPFQLGGGKLRYSGTLRAQWNRGNLPPQDQFSIGGRYTVRGFDGELTLQAERGWFLRNELALALGESGQELFAGVDTGAVSGPTAQFLTGQRLSGAALGLRGSLFKLSYEMFLATPLSKPQGFNTVALTGGFNLQWTF; encoded by the coding sequence ATGCTGGGCTTGCCTCTGGTATGCGCTCTTGCCCAGGCGCAAACCGCAGTCAATCAGGAGCAATTGCAGCGTGAACGTGAACGCGCACTGCGCCAGCAGCAGGAGTCGCGACCCGATGTGAACCTGGGCACGCCCGCACCCAATGCCGTACAGCAAGCCTTTCCCGAGCATGAGCAACCGTGTCGGGTGATTTCTGCGATTACGCTGGAAGGCGATCAGGCCGAACGCTTCCGCTTTGCGCTCGATAGCGTCACCGGGCCGCAAGGGGCGGTGGGACGTTGCCTGGGGTCGCAAGGGGTGAACCTGGTGCTGGCCAAGGTGGAGAGCGCCATCGTCGAGCGTGGCTACACCACCACCCGCGTGCTGGCGCGCGCGCAGGATCTGTCGACCGGTCAGTTGCGCTTGACGGTGGTGCCGGGGCGGGTCCGCCATATCCGCTTTGCCGCCGATGCCGATGCGCGCGGCACGGCCTTCAATGCCCTGCCGATCAGCCCCGGCGATATCCTCAACCTGCGTGATGTCGAGCAAGGTCTGGAAAACTTCAAGCGCGTGCCGACCGCCCAGGCCGATATCAAGATCACGCCTTCCGAGGATGAGGGCGCCCAGCCCGGCGACAGCGACCTGGTGATCCAGTACCAGCAGGCGTTTCCATTCCGTCTGAGCGCAACCCTGGACGATGGCGGCGCCCGCAGCACCGGTAAGTACCAGGTCGGCCTGACATTGTCCTATGACAATTGGTGGACACTCAACGATCTGTTCTACGTGAGCGTGAGCCGCAGCCTGAATCACTATGGCGACCACGGCAGTCATGCCTATACGCTGCACTACTCGCTGCCCTGGGGCAACTGGATGGCCGGCGTCACGCTCTCGGGCAATCGCTACCACCAGACCGTATCCGGGGCGTTCGAGAACTTTGTCTATAGCGGCCGCTCGGAGACCACAGAATTCAAGCTCTCGCGTCTGCTGCATCGTGACGCGGCCGGCAAGACCACGGTGTTTGCCAAGGGCTTGGTGCGCACTGCCTACAATGCCATCGATGATCAGGAAGTCAGTGCCCAGCAACGTCGCACCACATCCTGGGAGGCCGGGGTGAACCAGCGCCAGTTCCTGGGCGAGGCCATCGCCGATGCCACGCTGGCATACCGCCGCTCACTCGATACGCAAGGCAGCGAGCCCAGCACGCCCTTCGATCTGCCGCAGATTGCCACGCATTACGGCTTGTGGCTGCTGGATGCCTCGCTCAATGCGCCCTTCCAGCTAGGCGGCGGCAAGCTGCGTTACAGCGGTACGTTGCGCGCGCAATGGAACCGCGGCAACCTGCCGCCGCAAGACCAGTTCTCCATCGGTGGGCGCTATACCGTGCGCGGCTTCGATGGCGAGCTGACCTTGCAGGCCGAACGTGGCTGGTTCCTGCGCAATGAACTGGCGCTGGCCCTGGGCGAAAGTGGACAGGAATTGTTTGCCGGAGTCGATACCGGTGCTGTGTCAGGGCCAACGGCGCAGTTCCTGACCGGACAACGCTTGAGCGGGGCCGCGCTGGGCTTGCGCGGCAGCCTCTTCAAGCTGTCCTACGAAATGTTCTTGGCCACGCCCTTGTCCAAGCCGCAGGGATTCAATACGGTGGCGCTGACCGGGGGCTTCAATTTGCAGTGGACATTCTGA